Part of the Pseudomonadota bacterium genome is shown below.
CCACTCATGAATAATATACCCTCCAGGACAGGTAGCGAATCCTGCCCCCATTGCTGCTGACCAGAACCCTGACCCTGCCCCCTCTTTTTTTCTTCTGCCCTTCCCCGGCCAAGCCCTCATCTATTACCTCATCAGCGGCGCCCTCTTCGGACGTGAACCCGGCAAGCCCCCTGGCCACTATCGAATAATAAGGATTGTTGGGGACATTATAAACCAGGATGTTATTGAACATCGCATATCTTTCACTCCCAAGCACCTGCTGGGCATGGGCGCCCGAAAGGGTGCGGATGTCCTGCCGTAACTCCCAGTAAAGATCCTTGTCTTCCTGGTTGCCGGCCGTCAGAAAATCGAGCATGGCCGGAGTGAGGCTGTTGAAGTTGATTTTCCCCTGCGCGCCATGGGTCGTAAACACCTCATACGGATCAAACATCCCGCGCAGCCTTTCCGTTCCCCTGATCAGAAAAAACTCTCCCGGATCTTCGATTTTGGCGTTCCGGGGAACATACGGTCTGGGCAGCTCCTCATAGTAATCCCTTTCGGCGCCGTTTACCCGGTAAAGATCATCACCATCGCGCCAGTCCAGCAGAGAGTCCGCAACCACCGCCCGCTCATCCTCGTCTAGACCGAGATGCTCCAGAAAAAGCATCAGCGGAACCATCGAACCGGAGTTCAGGTCGATCTTCCCGGATTCGCTCACCGCATAGTACTCTATTTTGCCCGCCGGAAAAACAGATTCATAGATTTTTCCGAAACTGAACGGCCCGCCCAGAAGCTCCTCGGTGTCGAGGTCAAGTTTGGCGTTCAGCCTGAACAGGGCGAGGCTCACCCCACCCTCCGCCAGCATCCGTTCACTGAAATGCGCCGCACGGTTGCCGGCGATCTTAAGCTCGGTCCGGACCTGGAAGATCAGCTGTAAGGCGAGAAAGCTGATCAGGAGCATGACCACAATGACCACCAGCAGGACAAAGCCTGTATTCCCTGTGGGCTTACACCGGGCCATCTTATTTTTTCTCCAGCTTCAGGGAAAAAAGAAGCCCCTGCCGGTCGGTGAACTGGATGACCTTGAGCGAATCGTCTTCTACAAAGATCTCACCCTCCGCCTCTTCACCCTCTTCATCCGAAGTAATATCCAGAAAATGCTTCTCCATTTCGAGCATCGCCTCAAACCTGCTGCTGCCGCTGCGGTCGATCCGGCCGATATTCTGCATCGAAAGAGAAAAACTCTGCAGGATCACCAGGTAGGCCATGCCGAGAATGGTCACCGCGACCAGGACCTCCATAATGGTGAAGCCGGCCATGTTCCCTGTGCTGCTCCTGCCGCAGACCAGTTTCATGAGCCCGCCACCTCTTCACTCCAGCATCTGGGGACAAATTCATAAAGCTGCCCGCCGTAACTGACACTCACGATTCCTTCCTTCTCGTCGTACTCAATGGCAAAATCAGCAAGATCCTCAAGCAGCACAAACATTTCCTGCAGGTCGGGATCGTAATCCTCAAAATATTCAGGATTGTAAAAATCAACCCGTTCCGAATAGTAGAGGTTGCCCGCCCCCCGGTCATAATAATAAAATGCCATCACCATCGGCACATCCCTGTTCAACAGGGGGCTGGTGGTAACCAGCCGCATGGTGTCTTCTTCCACCAAAATTTTCAGTTTTCGTTCCCCAGAACCGAACCAGGTGCCATGGATCTGGCGATGGAGAAGTTCCAGGAAAGCCCGGTCCCTTTCCCCGCTGATGATCCTCTCCTCTCCTTTACCGGAAAAGGAAATCCCGGCATTCAGGATCGAATAGAGCATCGTTGAAACAAGGACCATCATGAACATCGCAATCAAGAGCTCGAAGAGGGTGAACCCGGCTCTTCCGGTTGTCATGCGCCGCAATGTCTCACCCCGTCCGACTCTATCTCCCGATTTCGGCCGGGAACGGAAACTTGCCCCTTTTCCGAACAACCTCCAGGCGCAGGAGACCCGGCAATCCTCTTTATTCATCGCCATGTTCATCGCACGGTAATCGGCATGGCCGTCAACAGATCAACTCGGATCTTTTTCACCCGTTCACCCTTCTCGAAGGTGATGAGGGCCGGCGTGGCCGTCCCTTCTGGAAAGAACAGGATCTCTTCGGGTTCCATAATCAGCACATCATCTTCCTCGAGACCGCATTCCCGGGTCTCCCGGACCGCGCCGCTCAGCTTGAAAATGCATTCCTCGCCTTCATCCAGGGTCACCCGCAGCTCTCCGCCCCTGGAAATCGCCTGCAATCTTGCATAGCGGAGAATGCTGCTGATTTCCCTGGTCTGGCTGCGGAACTTGAGATTGTCGGCAAGTCTGCCGACGGCGGGAGTGGCCATTGCCGCCATCACCGCGAGGATCATCAGCACCACCAGCATTTCAAACAGCGAAAAGCCCTCTCCGGAATAGACACCCTTTCCCGGGGGCAAGGGGAAAACAGAACCACCCCGATCTTTTGCGGAGGGAATCATCCTGATATTTCGTTAATACTGAGGATCACGGAAAGCATTGAGATCACCACATACCCGGCGACCAGGGCGATGGTCAGAATAAACAGCGGCTCGATCAGGGCGATGATCCGTTTGGTCTTCAGGCGCAATCCTTCTTCATAATGGTCGGCGATCTGGCCGCACACCTGGCCCACCCGGCCCGACTCCTCGCCGATGGCGAGCAGGTCGCCCGCCAGATCAGGGAGCAGACCGGCTCCTTTCAATTTAAGGCCCACCTGCTGACCTTCTTTCAGAGCGGCGGTGGCCCGCTGCAGCAGACGCTGAAACTCGGTGTTGCCGGCGACACCGCTGCTTATTTTCAAGGCAGTGGAGAGATGAACCCCGTTATTGACGAGCACCTCCAGGGTCCGGAAGATCCTCGTTGTTTCAAGATCCTTGACGAACGAAGAGATCACCGGCACCTTGATCGCAAACCGGTCAAAAGCCATTTTCCCCTGTTCGCTTTTCAGGTACCGGAAAAAAGCAAAGGGCAGACCGATAATGATGATGAGGCAGATGAAGATGTTATCACTGATCACCTTGGCCGAATCAATCATGATCTGAACGTGAAGCGGCAGCTCCTGGCCGACCCCGGCAAAAAGAATCTCAAACCTCGGCAGAATGGCGGTGATCAGAATCATTACCGCAACAAACCCGACGATCAGAAGGAAGAGGGGATAAATTGAGGCGGAGACGATATACTGTTTCAGTTCATTGAAGGTGGCCTGATACTCGGAAATCCGGGACAGCATTGCCGGCAGAATCCCGCCCTCTTCACCTGCCCGGACGATGTTCACATACATCGGCGAGAAATGCTCGGGATATTCGGCAAGAGATTCGGAGAACGATTTCCCCTCTTTCAGTTTCCGCTCCACGTCCCCGGCAAAATCACGGAACGCAGTCTTGTGACTGTGCTGTTTTATGGTCCGCAGGGCGCTGTCCAGCGAGAGCCCTGCGCTTAATAACAACGAAACCTGCTTGGTGAAAAAATCGATGTCGTTCCTGGTGACCTTCTCCGTTTTGAAACGATTGAGCGAGAAGGCCTTGCCCGTTTTTCCGCTTTCAAAAGATCTCTTGATCTCCAGGGGCCGCAGACCGGAACGCATGAGCCTGTCGGCAACCGCTTCGCTGTTCACTTCATCGAGAGTTCCCTTCTTGATGGTGTTCCCGGAATCAACGGCTATATAGCTGAACAGTGGCATAATTCTGCGACCTATTTCCCGGTGACCCTGACAACTTCGGCGAGAGAAGTGACGCCATCCCGCACTTTTTCCAATCCGTCATCGTACATGGTCCTGAAACCGCCATCGGCCGCGATTTTTTTAAGTTCCACCAGATCCGCGCCATGGGAAATCCCCCGGGACAGGGCATCGTCGATCACCAGAAACTCATAGAGCCCAACCCGGCCGGTAAAGCCGCTGTTGCCGCATTTCTTGCAGCCGCGCCCTTCGAAGAGATAGAAGTCCTCACCTCCGGGCATGTACCCGAGCGCCTCCGAGGCAAGCCCCCTTTTCTCCTTGCAGTGTTCGCAGATCCGCCGCACCAGACGTTGCGCCATGACCCCGCGCAAGGACGAAACCAGCAGAAATCTTTCCACCCCGAGATCGACCATCCGCACCACGGCGGACAGGGCATCGTTGGTGTGGAGGGTGCTGAACACCAGATGTCCGGTCAGGGATGACTGGACGGCGATTTCGGCGGTTTCCAGGTCCCTGATTTCACCAATCATGATGACGTCCGGGTCCTGCCGGACAATGGAGCGCAGCCCCTTGGCAAAGGTCAGGTTGATCTCCGGCCTGACCTGGATCTGGTTGATGCCTTTCAGCTGATACTCAACCGGATCTTCAATGGTGATGATCTTGTTGCTTTCGTTGCTGATCTGGTTCAGGGCGCAATAAAGGGTGGTTGTTTTCCCGCTCCCGGTGGGACCGGTCACGAGAATAATCCCGTCCTGGATTTTGAGAAGATTACGAAATTTCTTCTCGGTATCCGCCTGCATCCCCAGAAATTCGAGATTGAGGATTGCCGAACCCTTTTCAAGGATACGGATGACGATCCCCTCGCCATGCACGGTGGGCAGAGTCGAAACCCGGAGATCAATCTCCTTGCCGGAGATCCTCATCCCGATCTTGCCGTCCTGCGGAAGTCGGCGTTCAGCAATATCCAGAGCCGCCATCAGTTTGATACGGGAGATGATCGCCGCAATCATCGAATGGGGAGGGATGTCATAATCCTGCAAGATTCCATCGATCCGCAACCGGACCTGCAGCCCTTCCTCATGCGGCTCGAGATGAATATCGCTCGCCTTCCGGCTGACCGCAGTATCGATGATACCGTTCACATACTTGATAACCGGGGCCTCGGAGGCCATATCCTTCAACCGGTCGATGTCGGACTCATCCACAAACATATTGTTGCCGACCACGGTTTCATGTTCCAGCCCGTAATGTTCGGCCATGATGTTTTTCAGATTTGATTCCAGGGTCAGCTGGACCACATAATCCCTGGTGGTGAGAACACCCATGGCGGCGAAAAGGTCGCCATCCAGAGGATTGGAGACCAGCAGGATCGTCTGCCCCTCTTCTCCCCGGCTGATCATGGCAAAAGGATGCTCCCGGTGAAAGAGTTCAGAGATATCAACGGGCAGGAACACATCTTCCGGATCGGGCTCATACATCGACAGGGAGAGCTGCTCACCGAGGACCTCGACCAGATCTTCCTCACTGACAAACCCCAGGGTGATCAGGATCTCACCGATCCTGCTTGACACATTCGCCTGGTGAGAAAGGGCCCGGTCGAGCTGCA
Proteins encoded:
- a CDS encoding prepilin-type N-terminal cleavage/methylation domain-containing protein codes for the protein MNKEDCRVSCAWRLFGKGASFRSRPKSGDRVGRGETLRRMTTGRAGFTLFELLIAMFMMVLVSTMLYSILNAGISFSGKGEERIISGERDRAFLELLHRQIHGTWFGSGERKLKILVEEDTMRLVTTSPLLNRDVPMVMAFYYYDRGAGNLYYSERVDFYNPEYFEDYDPDLQEMFVLLEDLADFAIEYDEKEGIVSVSYGGQLYEFVPRCWSEEVAGS
- a CDS encoding general secretion pathway protein GspK, encoding MARCKPTGNTGFVLLVVIVVMLLISFLALQLIFQVRTELKIAGNRAAHFSERMLAEGGVSLALFRLNAKLDLDTEELLGGPFSFGKIYESVFPAGKIEYYAVSESGKIDLNSGSMVPLMLFLEHLGLDEDERAVVADSLLDWRDGDDLYRVNGAERDYYEELPRPYVPRNAKIEDPGEFFLIRGTERLRGMFDPYEVFTTHGAQGKINFNSLTPAMLDFLTAGNQEDKDLYWELRQDIRTLSGAHAQQVLGSERYAMFNNILVYNVPNNPYYSIVARGLAGFTSEEGAADEVIDEGLAGEGQKKKRGGRVRVLVSSNGGRIRYLSWRVYYS
- a CDS encoding GspH/FimT family pseudopilin; this translates as MIPSAKDRGGSVFPLPPGKGVYSGEGFSLFEMLVVLMILAVMAAMATPAVGRLADNLKFRSQTREISSILRYARLQAISRGGELRVTLDEGEECIFKLSGAVRETRECGLEEDDVLIMEPEEILFFPEGTATPALITFEKGERVKKIRVDLLTAMPITVR
- a CDS encoding prepilin-type N-terminal cleavage/methylation domain-containing protein, with the translated sequence MKLVCGRSSTGNMAGFTIMEVLVAVTILGMAYLVILQSFSLSMQNIGRIDRSGSSRFEAMLEMEKHFLDITSDEEGEEAEGEIFVEDDSLKVIQFTDRQGLLFSLKLEKK
- a CDS encoding type II secretion system F family protein: MPLFSYIAVDSGNTIKKGTLDEVNSEAVADRLMRSGLRPLEIKRSFESGKTGKAFSLNRFKTEKVTRNDIDFFTKQVSLLLSAGLSLDSALRTIKQHSHKTAFRDFAGDVERKLKEGKSFSESLAEYPEHFSPMYVNIVRAGEEGGILPAMLSRISEYQATFNELKQYIVSASIYPLFLLIVGFVAVMILITAILPRFEILFAGVGQELPLHVQIMIDSAKVISDNIFICLIIIIGLPFAFFRYLKSEQGKMAFDRFAIKVPVISSFVKDLETTRIFRTLEVLVNNGVHLSTALKISSGVAGNTEFQRLLQRATAALKEGQQVGLKLKGAGLLPDLAGDLLAIGEESGRVGQVCGQIADHYEEGLRLKTKRIIALIEPLFILTIALVAGYVVISMLSVILSINEISG
- the tadA gene encoding Flp pilus assembly complex ATPase component TadA, whose amino-acid sequence is MNNMVYYGEYKRVGEMLVNYGKLEQVQLDRALSHQANVSSRIGEILITLGFVSEEDLVEVLGEQLSLSMYEPDPEDVFLPVDISELFHREHPFAMISRGEEGQTILLVSNPLDGDLFAAMGVLTTRDYVVQLTLESNLKNIMAEHYGLEHETVVGNNMFVDESDIDRLKDMASEAPVIKYVNGIIDTAVSRKASDIHLEPHEEGLQVRLRIDGILQDYDIPPHSMIAAIISRIKLMAALDIAERRLPQDGKIGMRISGKEIDLRVSTLPTVHGEGIVIRILEKGSAILNLEFLGMQADTEKKFRNLLKIQDGIILVTGPTGSGKTTTLYCALNQISNESNKIITIEDPVEYQLKGINQIQVRPEINLTFAKGLRSIVRQDPDVIMIGEIRDLETAEIAVQSSLTGHLVFSTLHTNDALSAVVRMVDLGVERFLLVSSLRGVMAQRLVRRICEHCKEKRGLASEALGYMPGGEDFYLFEGRGCKKCGNSGFTGRVGLYEFLVIDDALSRGISHGADLVELKKIAADGGFRTMYDDGLEKVRDGVTSLAEVVRVTGK